A window of the Flavobacterium sangjuense genome harbors these coding sequences:
- a CDS encoding DUF5522 domain-containing protein: protein MNEQNNENKLIEGEDFYFTPEGYKCFTEKYHLKRGYCCKSGCRHCPYGFDKKTGTIKPKK, encoded by the coding sequence ATGAACGAGCAAAATAATGAAAATAAATTAATCGAAGGCGAAGATTTCTATTTTACACCCGAAGGTTATAAATGTTTCACCGAAAAATACCACCTAAAACGCGGCTATTGCTGCAAAAGTGGTTGCCGTCATTGTCCGTATGGATTCGATAAAAAAACAGGAACCATAAAGCCAAAAAAATAA
- a CDS encoding urocanate hydratase translates to MTFQEQILEGIPSVLPNTKPYETEINHAPKRKEILSEEEKKLALKNALRYFEPQHHTTLLPEFKEELEKYGRIYMYRFRPDYRMYARPISEYPGKCEQAKAIMLMIQNNLDYAVAQHPHELITYGGNGAVFQNWAQYLLTMKYLSEMTEEQTLTIYSGHPMGLYPSHKDAPRVVVTNGMVIPNYSQPDDWEKMNALGVSQYGQMTAGSYMYIGPQGIVHGTTITVLNGFRKIKKVPKGGLFVTSGLGGMSGAQPKAGNIAGCVTVCAEVNPKITHIRHSQGWINEVIENINDLVPRVKKALHNQETVSIAYLGNVVDVWESFDQENLHIDLGSDQTSLHNPWAGGYYPVGISFEDANEMMANNPAKFKEEVQNTLRRHAKAINKHTAKGTYFFDYGNAFLLEASRAGADIMAPNGIDFKYPSYVQDIMGPMCFDYGFGPFRWVCASGNPDDLAKTDKIACDVLEEMMKNSPSEIKQQMADNIQWIKGAQENKLVVGSQARILYADAEGRIKIAEAFNQAIAHGEIGYVVLGRDHHDVSGTDSPYRETSNIYDGSRFTADMAIHNVIGDSFRGATWVSIHNGGGVGWGEVINGGFGMVLDGSADASRRLESMLFWDVNNGISRRNWARNEGAIFAIKRAMETQPLLKVTIPNLVDDSLF, encoded by the coding sequence ATGACATTTCAAGAACAAATTTTAGAAGGAATTCCATCCGTTTTACCCAATACAAAACCATATGAAACGGAAATAAATCACGCACCAAAGCGAAAAGAAATCCTTTCTGAAGAAGAAAAAAAACTAGCATTGAAAAATGCGTTGCGCTACTTTGAGCCACAACATCACACTACTTTACTGCCTGAATTCAAAGAAGAATTAGAAAAGTATGGCAGAATTTATATGTATCGCTTTCGTCCGGATTATAGAATGTACGCACGTCCAATTTCAGAATATCCGGGAAAATGCGAACAGGCAAAAGCCATCATGCTGATGATTCAAAACAATCTGGATTATGCTGTGGCGCAACATCCACACGAACTAATTACTTATGGCGGAAATGGAGCTGTTTTTCAAAACTGGGCGCAGTATCTTTTAACGATGAAGTATCTTTCTGAAATGACCGAAGAGCAAACACTAACAATATATTCCGGTCACCCAATGGGATTGTATCCTTCGCACAAAGATGCACCAAGAGTAGTAGTTACGAATGGAATGGTTATCCCAAATTATTCGCAACCGGATGATTGGGAAAAAATGAATGCCTTAGGTGTTTCACAATACGGACAAATGACCGCCGGAAGTTATATGTACATTGGTCCACAGGGAATCGTTCACGGAACTACAATCACAGTTCTTAACGGTTTCCGAAAAATTAAAAAAGTACCAAAAGGAGGTTTATTCGTGACTTCAGGTTTAGGCGGAATGTCAGGTGCTCAGCCAAAAGCCGGAAACATTGCCGGTTGTGTTACGGTTTGTGCCGAAGTAAATCCAAAAATAACACACATTCGTCACTCACAAGGCTGGATTAATGAGGTTATAGAAAACATCAACGACTTAGTTCCAAGAGTTAAAAAAGCACTTCACAATCAGGAAACCGTTTCGATTGCCTATCTGGGAAATGTGGTTGATGTCTGGGAAAGTTTTGATCAGGAAAACCTGCATATCGATTTGGGTTCAGACCAAACCTCACTTCACAATCCTTGGGCTGGTGGTTATTATCCTGTTGGAATTTCTTTTGAAGATGCCAACGAAATGATGGCAAACAATCCTGCTAAATTCAAAGAAGAAGTTCAGAACACGTTACGACGTCACGCCAAAGCAATCAATAAACACACTGCAAAAGGAACTTATTTCTTTGATTACGGAAATGCTTTTCTGTTAGAAGCTTCACGTGCAGGTGCTGATATAATGGCTCCAAACGGAATCGATTTCAAATATCCAAGTTATGTGCAGGACATTATGGGACCAATGTGTTTTGACTACGGATTTGGACCATTCCGTTGGGTTTGTGCTTCAGGAAATCCGGACGATTTAGCTAAAACCGACAAAATTGCCTGTGATGTTTTAGAAGAAATGATGAAAAATTCACCTTCCGAAATCAAGCAGCAAATGGCCGATAACATCCAATGGATAAAAGGCGCACAGGAAAATAAATTAGTAGTGGGTTCACAAGCCCGAATCTTATATGCTGATGCTGAAGGGCGAATCAAAATTGCTGAAGCATTTAATCAGGCGATTGCCCATGGTGAAATTGGTTATGTTGTTTTGGGTCGTGATCATCATGACGTTTCAGGAACCGATTCGCCTTACAGAGAAACTTCAAATATTTATGATGGTTCACGTTTTACAGCCGATATGGCGATTCACAATGTCATTGGAGACAGCTTCCGTGGTGCAACCTGGGTATCCATTCACAATGGCGGCGGCGTTGGTTGGGGTGAAGTAATTAATGGTGGTTTCGGTATGGTTCTTGATGGTTCTGCTGACGCTTCAAGGCGTTTAGAATCAATGCTTTTTTGGGATGTGAATAACGGAATTTCCAGAAGAAACTGGGCTAGAAATGAAGGTGCAATTTTTGCAATAAAAAGAGCCATGGAAACGCAACCATTATTAAAAGTCACCATCCCTAACTTAGTGGACGATTCGTTGTTTTAG
- a CDS encoding DUF4136 domain-containing protein, with amino-acid sequence MRTLKILSLLLLFLVSSCCSVSVNSDYDKQVDFSPYKTFAFHKAGIDKATISDLDKKRVLRSIDEVMTSKGFTKSENPDLLIAFFTKEKEQVNVSQYNAGWGYGWGYGWNPYLWGGNTSVSRYTEGTLYIDIIDAKKKELIWQGEGQGALTKDTNKKDEVIKEFVSKILEQYPPQKK; translated from the coding sequence ATGAGAACATTAAAAATTTTATCGCTACTCCTACTCTTTTTGGTATCATCATGCTGTTCAGTAAGCGTGAATTCTGATTATGACAAACAAGTAGATTTTTCACCTTATAAGACTTTTGCTTTCCATAAAGCCGGAATTGACAAAGCAACCATTTCCGATTTAGATAAGAAAAGAGTTCTTCGTTCTATCGATGAAGTGATGACTTCAAAAGGTTTTACAAAAAGCGAAAATCCCGATTTATTGATTGCTTTTTTTACCAAAGAAAAAGAACAAGTGAATGTTAGCCAATACAACGCTGGTTGGGGTTATGGATGGGGTTACGGTTGGAATCCGTATTTATGGGGAGGAAATACTTCAGTCTCAAGATATACCGAAGGAACTTTGTATATCGACATTATTGATGCCAAGAAAAAAGAACTAATATGGCAAGGCGAAGGCCAAGGTGCTTTGACAAAAGACACAAATAAAAAAGATGAAGTCATCAAAGAATTTGTTTCTAAAATTTTGGAACAATATCCACCGCAGAAAAAATAA
- a CDS encoding alpha-ketoacid dehydrogenase subunit alpha/beta produces MTNTLDKNILEKAFSTMATAKAMTNLYEDNFKIVSKYVHATSRGHEAIQIAMAMHLLPQDYAFPYYRDDSMLLGIGMQPYDLMLQLMAKRDDPFSGGRTYYCHPSLRDADKPKIPHQSSATGMQAIPATGAAMGFWYKENIGIEDKNQEAPIVVCSLGDASVTEGEIAEAFQMAALKQLPILYLVQDNGWDISANAAETRAQNAFDYAKGFHGIEAISIDGANFTESYLAVQKVVKTIREERRPFLVHAKVPLLNHHTSGVRMEWYRDDLEEANSRDPFPVLQKQLLDAGFTTKEIEDIENLAVAKVQADFEKAQLAEDPKPEDLFTHDFAPTPITEEVGERNPQREDKVVMVDCALFAVEELMKSHKECLLYGQDVGGRLGGVFREAATLAQKFGDERVFNTPIQEAFIVGSTVGMSAVGLKPIVEVQFADYIWPGLNQLFTEVSRSSYLTNGKWPVSMILRVPIGAYGSGGPYHSSSVESVLTNIRGIKIAYPSNGADLKGLLKAAYYDPNPVVILEHKGLYWSKVKGTEMARVNEPSEDYILPFGKANIVQEIWEQETEETISVITYGMGVHWALNASEKMKNQVEIIDLRTLYPLDEEAILKSVKKTKKCLVVTEEPTNNSFARSLAGMIQEKCFKYLDAPVMVIGSENMPAIPLNSTLEFTMIPNADKVKAKMQELMNY; encoded by the coding sequence ATGACAAATACTTTAGATAAAAATATACTTGAAAAAGCGTTTTCAACAATGGCCACTGCCAAGGCAATGACCAATTTGTATGAAGATAATTTTAAGATTGTTTCCAAATATGTTCACGCCACTTCGCGAGGACACGAAGCCATTCAGATTGCGATGGCAATGCATTTATTACCTCAGGATTATGCTTTCCCTTACTATCGTGATGATTCGATGTTATTGGGAATTGGGATGCAGCCTTATGATTTGATGTTGCAGTTGATGGCCAAAAGAGACGATCCGTTTTCTGGCGGACGAACGTATTACTGTCACCCAAGTTTAAGAGATGCTGATAAACCTAAAATTCCTCATCAATCATCAGCGACTGGGATGCAGGCCATTCCGGCAACAGGTGCTGCGATGGGATTTTGGTATAAAGAAAACATTGGTATTGAAGATAAAAATCAGGAAGCTCCGATTGTGGTTTGTTCGCTTGGCGATGCTTCGGTGACCGAAGGTGAAATTGCCGAAGCCTTTCAAATGGCTGCTTTAAAGCAATTGCCGATTTTGTATTTGGTGCAGGATAACGGTTGGGATATTTCGGCGAATGCGGCAGAAACACGTGCGCAAAATGCGTTTGACTATGCCAAAGGTTTCCACGGCATTGAAGCGATTTCAATTGATGGCGCTAATTTTACCGAAAGTTATTTAGCTGTTCAGAAAGTAGTCAAGACGATTCGCGAAGAACGTCGTCCTTTTTTGGTGCATGCTAAAGTGCCGTTGCTGAATCACCATACTTCGGGAGTTCGAATGGAATGGTATCGCGATGATTTGGAGGAAGCGAATTCTCGTGATCCGTTTCCGGTTTTGCAAAAACAATTACTTGATGCTGGATTTACGACAAAAGAAATAGAAGATATAGAAAATTTGGCTGTAGCCAAAGTACAAGCTGATTTTGAAAAAGCACAATTAGCTGAAGATCCAAAACCCGAAGACTTGTTTACCCACGACTTTGCGCCAACGCCAATAACGGAAGAAGTAGGCGAAAGAAATCCGCAACGTGAAGATAAAGTTGTGATGGTTGATTGCGCATTGTTTGCTGTGGAAGAATTGATGAAGTCGCACAAGGAATGTTTGCTATACGGACAAGACGTAGGCGGACGACTAGGTGGTGTTTTCAGGGAAGCAGCGACTTTGGCGCAAAAATTTGGTGATGAACGTGTTTTTAATACGCCAATCCAGGAAGCGTTTATAGTAGGCTCAACGGTGGGAATGTCAGCTGTTGGTTTGAAGCCAATTGTTGAGGTACAATTCGCCGATTATATCTGGCCTGGATTGAATCAATTGTTTACTGAAGTCAGCCGTTCGAGTTATTTGACCAATGGTAAATGGCCGGTGAGTATGATTTTGCGTGTACCGATTGGTGCATACGGCAGCGGTGGCCCTTATCATTCCTCTTCGGTAGAAAGTGTTTTGACAAACATTCGCGGAATAAAAATAGCTTATCCAAGCAATGGAGCCGATTTAAAAGGCTTGCTAAAAGCTGCGTATTACGACCCGAATCCTGTGGTGATTTTGGAGCATAAAGGATTATACTGGAGTAAAGTGAAAGGAACTGAAATGGCGCGTGTAAACGAACCGAGTGAAGATTATATTTTACCGTTTGGCAAAGCCAATATCGTTCAGGAAATCTGGGAACAGGAAACAGAAGAAACAATTTCGGTAATCACATACGGAATGGGAGTTCACTGGGCGTTAAACGCTTCCGAAAAAATGAAAAATCAGGTGGAAATTATTGACTTACGAACTTTGTATCCATTAGACGAAGAAGCAATCTTAAAATCAGTAAAAAAGACCAAAAAATGTTTGGTAGTTACCGAAGAACCGACGAACAATTCCTTTGCAAGAAGTCTGGCAGGAATGATACAGGAAAAGTGTTTTAAATATTTGGATGCTCCGGTAATGGTTATCGGTTCTGAAAATATGCCGGCAATCCCTTTAAACAGTACATTGGAATTCACCATGATTCCGAATGCAGATAAAGTCAAAGCGAAGATGCAAGAGTTGATGAATTATTAG